Proteins from a single region of Aquirhabdus parva:
- a CDS encoding peptidylprolyl isomerase codes for MANPQVEFDTTAGKIVVELNQEKAPNTVANFLKYVNNGHYNGTIFHRVIRDFMIQGGGFDENFSQKPAPHLVDNEADNGLKNEEGTIAMARTSDPHSASAQFFINAKNNAFLNHSSKTSQGWGYAVFGKVTSGLDIVKQIEGVKTGNKGGHGDVPLTNVVIKTATVLPA; via the coding sequence ATGGCAAACCCACAAGTCGAATTTGATACAACCGCTGGTAAGATTGTTGTTGAACTTAATCAAGAAAAGGCACCGAATACGGTTGCTAACTTCCTGAAATATGTAAACAATGGTCATTATAATGGCACTATTTTCCATCGTGTTATTCGTGACTTCATGATCCAGGGGGGTGGTTTTGATGAAAACTTCAGCCAAAAACCAGCGCCACATCTTGTTGATAACGAAGCTGACAATGGTTTGAAAAATGAAGAAGGCACAATTGCGATGGCGCGTACTAGCGACCCACACTCAGCAAGTGCACAATTCTTTATCAATGCAAAAAATAATGCATTCTTGAACCATTCAAGCAAAACTTCACAAGGTTGGGGCTATGCCGTATTTGGTAAAGTCACTTCAGGTCTGGATATCGTCAAACAGATCGAAGGGGTTAAAACCGGTAATAAAGGTGGTCATGGTGATGTGCCACTGACAAACGTTGTGATTAAAACTGC